Part of the Trueperaceae bacterium genome is shown below.
GATAGCCGCGGCTCTTCGCCGGCACCGCGAGCGGATAGATCGCCTCGGCCTTGAGGGTGACCTTGATGTCGCCCCGACCCTCGATGGTGCCGTCGACGACCAGGGCCACAGCGTCCCGCAGGACCTCGCGGCGCGCCTCCCAGAGGGCGGGCGAGATCACCAGCTGGATGCGGTTCGGCCCATCCTCGAGGACGAAGAAGGCGTGACCCTTGGCCGTGGGCGGCTTCTGCTTGCCCACCACCAGGCCGGCGGTCCGCACCGAGGTACCGTGCCGGGCCTTGAGCAGCCTGATCAACGGGGTGGAGTCAAGCTCACGCAGCCTG
Proteins encoded:
- a CDS encoding OB-fold nucleic acid binding domain-containing protein, translated to LYRLGVLAGAMASGSRPLLSPAQDAPALPRLVVKDRFMWEFETARFSPLEMHPLDFVRDRLRELDSTPLIRLLKARHGTSVRTAGLVVGKQKPPTAKGHAFFVLEDGPNRIQLVISPALWEARREVLRDAVALVVDGTIEGRGDIKVTLKAEAIYPLAVPAKSRGYHFG